The Paenibacillus polymyxa M1 DNA segment TGCGATATTGCTGCCAATTGCCAGTAGTATTCAGACGATGCAGGAAATCGAAAGAAGCTTGAAATTCAAAAAAATTCCTGTCGGCAGCCACAATCAAGATGAATTGTCCCAAATGACCGCAACTTTTAACCGAATGGTGGAGAGATTGGAAGAAAGCTTTCAGAGCCAGCAGCAGTTTGTTTCCGATGCCTCACATGAGCTGAATACGACATTGATGATTATTGAGGGCTATGCCAACATGTTGCGGCGGTGGGGTACGCGTGACGAGGACATACGTAAGGAATCGATTGAATCGATCTATGAAGAAACTCAGCGAATGCGTACGATGACGCAGCAATTACTGACATTGGCCTCCTCACAGCAGCAAGCCCCCGAACCGTATGAGCCGGTAGAGCTGGTTGGTTGTTGTCAACAGGTAGTAGCACATCTCAAGCCTGTACATGAACGTCAAATTTCTATTTTTACAGAAGAAAAGGAAATTTGGCTGGATGCTAATCTTGCAAAAATCAAGCAGTTACTAGTCATCCTGCTGGATAATGCCTTAAAGTATAGCTCGGATGAAATCGAAATATGGATATCTACAGATGAAAAAGATGTCCACCTTCGGGTTAAGGATTACGGAATTGGCATTCCTGAGGGCGAGATCAAGCGTGTCTTTGAACGATTTTATCGGGTAGACAGCTCCAGACATCGTAAAACCGGAGGAACCGGACTGGGGTTGCCGATTGCCAAGACAATAACAGATGCTCACCAGGGTACGATACGCATGGAAAGCGTAGAAGGAGAAGGGACGGAGGTCATCGTTTCGCTGCCTCAAAAACAACAGAAAAGGCTGTCCCTCCAGTAGACATCTCTACTCAGAGGAACAGCCTTTTTAATGTTAATTGTAAGTTAAGCAATTCGGTGGATGGGAATCATCCAAAATGATCCTAAAGGACACGACGTGCTGTTGTGTAATGGGAGTTCCACCATCCCGAATTCAGTTTTGTAACCGTTACGCCACCTTTACCATACGTGTGCAGTATTTTCCCGTCTCCCATGTAAATGGCTACATGATGAATTGGGGCATAGAAAAAGACCAAATCGCCTTTTTTAAGCTGACTACGCGGTACATAAGTGCCTACAGTTGACTGCTGTTTGGACGAACGTGGAAGCTTGATTCCATTTTGTGCAAAAACATACTGAGTGAACGAAGAGCAATCAAAAGAGCTTGTACTGCCTGCTGGAGCTCCATATTCATAACGGACGCCCATATACTGGGAGCCTTTTGAAATAATCCGATCAGCTTTACTTGTCGAAGCGGCATGAGTGGTGTCTGGTCCAACGACGAAGCTCCCAGCGCTCAGTGCCAAAGTCATCGTAAAGCAAATACCCATCCACAATTTTTTAGAAGT contains these protein-coding regions:
- a CDS encoding C40 family peptidase, encoding MKRTSKKLWMGICFTMTLALSAGSFVVGPDTTHAASTSKADRIISKGSQYMGVRYEYGAPAGSTSSFDCSSFTQYVFAQNGIKLPRSSKQQSTVGTYVPRSQLKKGDLVFFYAPIHHVAIYMGDGKILHTYGKGGVTVTKLNSGWWNSHYTTARRVL
- a CDS encoding sensor histidine kinase, translated to MKLRTKITLLSSILVMTILLFVDVTVHLLFVKIATRNEREVLQNKWTEIISETGPTMILKNAWGPKLKDELSGDTILRVFDQQSRLLYEVSRQSRFKLDDIRFNLSQSSQLTDLQNHKILIIHLPVLSPEGSQKGTLEIVEKWDALENNLDILNTILITSTVGAMLLSLVGSTILANAILLPIASSIQTMQEIERSLKFKKIPVGSHNQDELSQMTATFNRMVERLEESFQSQQQFVSDASHELNTTLMIIEGYANMLRRWGTRDEDIRKESIESIYEETQRMRTMTQQLLTLASSQQQAPEPYEPVELVGCCQQVVAHLKPVHERQISIFTEEKEIWLDANLAKIKQLLVILLDNALKYSSDEIEIWISTDEKDVHLRVKDYGIGIPEGEIKRVFERFYRVDSSRHRKTGGTGLGLPIAKTITDAHQGTIRMESVEGEGTEVIVSLPQKQQKRLSLQ